The Eulemur rufifrons isolate Redbay chromosome 12, OSU_ERuf_1, whole genome shotgun sequence DNA window AGCCCCAAAAGTGTATTGACTGTGAGCTATTGAAGAGAGGAATGAAGGAGGACAGAACTAAAGGCAGGTGGCCGGCTTCCCAGGGCAGCTTCGTTCATTCCAGAGTGAAAATAATTGACTTCTAATCTTAAGTTGGCCTTACATTTTAGGGATGATTTTGTAAATgagttagtttttcttttctttctttttcacttccgAAAACTGTATTTCTCGTTTTAAGCTAGATTGCTGGAGGTAGCTTTCGAAGTTTGTAAATGTGTGCATGAAGGTTATAATCCAACAGTTCTTCTACAGGCAGTGGTTTTTTGGTGCCCtgaagcatatattaatatatgcttttaaaaatcaaccagTGGACTGATTAAAATGGCAAGGACAAAAGGGCTACTTGGACTTTGTCGTGTGGGTTTTGTGTTTGTGTAATACCTTCTTTCAAACAATTGCACCTAGCACTGGGAGAAAATTCCAAGCATGCTTGTTCCAAATTCCAGAAGACTTTGTTTGGTTTTGGCTTTTTGTTGGGTGTCTAATCCATTGAGAGCTAGTAGAATCTGGAGCACGTGTGGGAAGAGACTGGACTGAGGACAGGAGCAAGACACACACAGATGGCACCGTAACGCTCTCCTATGTTGTGGTAAGTACAAGGGGAGGCCCATGGCCTAAAATCATAGGGTGACATCTGCCTCACCCCCCACAGTGTGTCACAGCAGACAAGGAGCACTCTAAGGACCTTAATATAGCATTTACATGTGCATCCTCATAAACATATCTCATGAGTCTCTATGCTAGATAAACGTTTCCTTAGGAGCCTGGTCCAGTTAGTTCAAACTCAAGCTGTTCGTGTGAGTGATCGCCACGACCCAGCTGTTCCTCACACGGTAAACAGAGCAAAGGTCTGTGCACAGCTGCAGGCTGACGTCACTGGGGCCGGGCCTGCCTCGCTGGGCTATGAGAATGACAACGGCGAGCTGCCCGCTCCCCCATTTGACCCATTTTCTCTGTCCTCCCTTCACCTCTCCTGGCCGCCAACAACACTGCACACTATCTGAGCTtcgtttttgggttttttttggtaaACACAGGAAATGGCTCTGTCCGGTGGCTGATGGGAAAGGATTTCTGTGTAtcctatttgattttaaaatctgatgTCCCATATGGTATATTCAAACTGACGGTAGTTTGATGATAAGCAAATGTGTTAAAATCACGCAGGTGTAGCATACTATTCACCTCGGCTTAGAAGCTCTTCTAGTCCAAAGCGTGACGATGGTCCTTTTTAGTTTAGTCCCCAGTCACTGGGTTCACTTAGACGCTTCCATCTCTGATACGAGCTTTCAGACAGACTTGGatcatgttttcactttttttttttttttaaattttgctgttACCTGAAATTCCAAGGGAAGTAAGTGAAGAGGCTGCGTCAAAGCAGGATTTCTCTGAGTAGAAAGCTATTTGATGCCTTCAACTGATTGGCTGCAAAGTATTTTTGTTGCCTACTTAAAGTTCTAATATGGGGTTCACACAAGGAACCTTCAGCAAAAGCGTGTGGCTCCATTAGTTGTGTACATTGGAAGGTTCATTGGCAGAAGCTAAGGTTCTGTTGACTCACATTTGACTTCCTGGATCTTTTTATCTCCTGTGGTCAATAGTGTCATAAAAGCCGAAGTGAATGTGAAGAGGGTGTTCTTCAGCAACCAGGATAGCCCTTATCTTTTCCTAAATCCTTTTAAGGGAAAAACTTCTCATATTTAGTCCCAAAGGACTGAGTTGTCAGTGATGTCCCATGCGATGGCCCCTGACCTCTGGCCTCCATCCAGTGTCTTTCTGGGTCTTCAGCTTTTCTGCTCTGTGAGTGGTTCAGTCCCCAGAGCACAGTGCGCAGTCTCCCACTATTTCTCGTGTTGGAATGCGGTTTTCACCCTCGATACCAGGTTTTTATTGATGTCACATGGCTGGTGCTTGCACACCGTGTTCATAGCACCGTTATTCATgacagccaagaggtggaagcaaccccaAGTGTCCATtagtggataaatggataaaccaaatgtggcATATAAgtacgatggaatattatttggccttgacaatgaaggaaattctgacacgtgctacaacatggatggaccttgaggaaaCTATGCTAAGTCAAGTAAGCAGTTACAAAAGTCCGAGTACTAGATGATTCCACCTACATGAGGTCTCTAGAGCAGACAGAGtcatagagagagaaagggagaggggagttactgtttaattggtatggagtttcagttttgcggggggaagttctggagatggatggtggtcaTGGTCGCACAGTGATGTCAATGTATTTAATGAGACTGATGAGAGCCCCATCCTGTGCCACGCATCCAGTAGTAGTTGTTTGTTTGCGTGTCTGTTTTTTAAGTGTTAGTTCCTCCCGCCTCTAATAAACATTAgtagatttatttaattttttttaaggtttctttttAGCAGATACTTGTTGCCATTATTGCAATGTGGCCTCTTTCGCCTCTGAAGGAGAACTGAGTTGGAACAAGTGCCCGGTATTTCTGCCACCACCTGGCTATTCCTGAGGAAAAAAGTCTATAATGTAGCTAAATTGTCCCGGGAAGCTGCCAGTTTCATATTTCTTAGGGAGAATAATCATTAATCTGAACTATCCTTTTCTCTGCCCTAAAACAATCTTTTTCCTTCCACAACTCCCGAAATACATGTTCCTTACCAAAAGAGACGTCAAGAGTAACAGACTCACCCGTAACCACTTTAGGTGACTCCAGGGGCACTCCCGGGTATTGAGAACGTGCATCCCAGTGACAGGGACAGTAGCTTCCCTTGTACCTGTATTCACACGTCGGTGATGGAAGGCCAGAAATGGCCAAAGTCAAGCTTCCTGGGAAATTCGAGATCATCTGGGATTATTATAGTTTGCGTACACGTATCTCTGTATGTGTTCTGCCGTGTGTTGTGGTGTTTGTCATTGTAttgggggtggcagtggggaaagagggaggatgctctgattttaaattatgttcATCAAATTACTTGGCCTGTTTAAACTATGGTAACCTCTCCATAGATGCATATTGgcacttttaaaatgtgtttgttcCTAAAACTTTTTATGTTCTCGTGTTTTTATGTTctaatactttgtttttattactgtacTTTTGAAATAGCAATTTGAAATCGGGTCAAATTAAGCACAAGCTGACAGTGCTCTTGTTTCCTCTCCCCGACCTGTCCTGCTGCTTCTCTGTCCGAGTCTCTGCACTCGCTGGCCGGGAGGGGACTAACTTGTCCTTAGTAATGTCACAGCCAATTAGAGGCTCCTGTCTTGGTGGCTACTGTACTGACCGGTCACCACGCAAAAGGGGGGTCTTCACTTGGCAACCCGGCTCTCCTCCAGTTCTTCTCTTACTGCTTGGTAGTCAGTTTTTtggatgttgttgttgttgttgttgttgctgttggttTGTGTTTTGCTGCCAGAGATCATTTCCTCTTGTTCCTTTTTACAGTTCAGTTCCATACTGTTACGCTTGAAGATCTGGTCCCCAGAGAGCGGAGACATTATTGTGTTTATGCATCCGGTGGCATCACAGCCGTGCGTGACTGTTAGGAATTTAGGACATGGAACACATGAAATGTcaaccttcttttttctttctcatctcttttcAGTCACTGCTTCCACCACCTGTGAGAAATTGGAGAAAGCCAGGAACGAGTTAGAAACAGCCTACGAAGGGTTTGTCCAGCAGCACCAGGCTGATAAGACGGAGCGAGAGAACCGGCTCAAGGAGTTTTACACGAGGGAGTATGAAAAGCTTCGGGACACTTACATCGAAGAAGCAGAGAAGTACAAAACCCAGCTGCAAGAGCAGGTCTGTGCCTTTGGAACCGGAGCGTGCTCTTGGCCGGGGCTGTTGACTTGAGTTCTGATTGTTGTTCACCCCCTGTGATGAGTTGCTCTTTGTTTTTTAGCTTAATaggtgaaaaacatttttaaagtaaatttttcttcttatgacCAAAGCAATGTACATACATCgagtaaaaaaggaaagaaaaaaagaaagaaggaaaagatcaAATTTAAAGAACCCTTTATTCTGCTACCCAGAAATCATCCCATTGTGAGCATCCCGTGTTGTGCTGCCAAACCCTTGGTTTacacttcctcttcttttttttttttttcttttaaatggcacTTGTTTAATAACCAATATTGTTTTCACTTAATAGCATATTGTAAGCCTCTTTTTAATTTCCTGGctgcttttttaaaactcagttttcatttagtaaatatttacagtGCCTCCTCCAGGCCAGGACGTGATAGGAACGGAGGATGCAGCAGCTGACACGCGTGGCATGGAGCCTGTATGGTCCTGTCACTGCGAAACACATGCTCGTCCCTTCGGAGGGACCCGGCCATTTCCGTCGGCGCCCCCCAGGGAGCTTCTGCGTCTTGTTCCTAGGGGAAGGACAGAGCAGAGAGTTGGGAGTGGCGAATCCCAGTCGGGTGGTCCTTTTCCCATCCTTCAGTGTGCCAGGTGGCCCTTAAACTGCAGCCCAGGCTTAAGCGTGCCGTCCCCTAATGTCGCTGCTGCTCACTCAACTCAGGACTTCCGGTTTTCCTGTTGAAAtgcagttttgtttgtttcttacaGTTCGACAACTTGAATGCTGCCCATGAAACCTCTAAGTTGGAAATCGAAGCCAGCCACTCGGAGAAAATCGAATTGCTGAAGGCGGCCTATGAAGCCTCCCTTTCAGGCAAGgatggcttttttgtttgtttgtttgttttgttttgttttgttcttttcctctttaaacAGGAAAAGAACTAATGGAACAGCATGATATATCTGAGGACGGAAATGATTCATAACTTTCCCCTTCTGAGCAAGCCCTGTGGCGTGGGGTCTGGAGTGTTCTGGGTTCCGTTCTGCATTGTTCATTGTTAACAGATGCCCTTTACCACTGAGGACGCAAATAGTAGTTTCTTGCACATGCCAGCCTGTTAGTGACTAGGGTGGACTTGGGAAGATTTTAAAGGCCTTTGTGGTGGTGGTTGCCAGTTTAGATTCCTGGGAAGTTGGAAGTGTCGGTTTAGGTCCTGGCCAGAGTGAAGGATCCGCGCTACGTGCTCTCACCTACCAACGCCACTGTGAAATAGAGATGGCATTTGCTGAATCAAAAAagagtcttttttattatttcatttgttgtCATTGGAGGGGTTGAAGCATATAGGAAAAGAGTCAGAAGCCGCTGCTTTCAGAACAGAATCGGCACCGTGGCCGAAGCCTTTCCACCAACCCAGTTGGGTCTTACTGAGCAGCGAGTGGGCCCGTGCTAGGAACTGGCCGTGTGACCTTTAGCAAGGACACCCCTCACCAGAAAGATCCAGTTGTGTGAAGTCAGAGATAATGACATGTGAAAGTGGCTGCCTCAGGGGAGCCAGTTAGTAAACACTGTTTTTCCTCCTTGCTGCTAGAAGTGAGTTTAATTTTAGACGTCTGTTTGGCTCATTGAAAAGAGTCCAAATGCCAGTGTTTTGAGAGCCTGCCCTGAAAGGGACACTTAGTGTTTCCTGAGGTCTCTTGGCCTCTGTGGGCCTTAGTGCTGTCAGTCATAAAATGCGAATATCTTCCCTGCCCACCTCACAAGACTGTTTTGAGAACTGATGGCTTAATTTGCATGAAAGCATCCTACAAACGTAACATAACAGTCCTGTCGCTGCTTAATCTGCTCCTACGTCTATATGCGTTAGCGGTTGTGCAGTACGGTGGTCTCATAGAATGTTGttgccttaaaaatatttctccccAGAAATCAAGAAAAGccatgaaatagaaaagaaatcacTCGAAGATTTACTTTCTGAGAAGCAGGAATCACTAGAGGTAGGTGAATCTCAAcacctcctccccgcccccccaaaatCCATCATTCTTGATGTTTCTGTGGTTTTGATGTGTTTCTGTGGATGGTTAGCTACGTTTCTGGCATCTTCTCGTTAACTTATGTTCCGCATTTCATCGTTTGTGGTTTAGAAACAAATCAATGATCTGAAGAGTGAAAATGATGCTTTAAATGAAAAGTTGAAatcagaagaacaaaaaagaatatcaagagagaaagcaaatttgGTAAGTTACGTGTGCTCTTTGATCACTACTCAGTTTTTCTTCTGCTCAGTTGCCTTTTAGGGGCAATTAAGTGTTCAGCAGCCAGAAGAATATTGCAGGTTTGGAATCCTTTTCCTGTCTAGCACTGTGCTTTTTCAGCTGTGTTAAACCAGCTTCATTTAGTGGTGTGTTTTTTAGCATCCTAAGAAGTAACATACAGATGAAGTGTGAGATATTTTGGGTGGTCTAAACTAACAcctatagaaaaacaaaaaaactgccaATGAGGATCAGGATTTTAAGTGGAaactttcctgaaaaaaaaaaaaatccactttattgagatataatttatataccccAAAGTTCACCCTTTCGCAATCTacatttcagtggtttttggtatattcgTACAATTGTGCATTGGTCACCAATATCTAATTCTAGAATATGTCATCTCCCCAAAAAGAAAGCCCTGTACCATTGGCAGCCAATCCCTATTTTCCCCCGAGTCCCCAGCACTAGGCAACCACCAGTGTACTTTTTAtgtctatggatttgcttattttgGACAATTTATACAGAGgggatcatacaatatgtggtcctttaTGAGTGgtgtctttcacttagcataatgttttcaaggttcatccatgttgtagcacgtgtcagtACTTCATCTCTTTATGCATGAATAATGTTTCGTTGTACAAATGAATGTCACTTTTGAAAAGTACAAATCTCTTGCAAGCTCAACTTTCTCTTGCAACATGTATCGTactcccctgccccccccccctttttttttgagaaaagaatttttcttGCTGCGCCTTTAGTACCATTTCCGTTCCGTGTGTGTGTGCTCTGGGACTGCAGAAGCGAAGCTTTTCCACCACTTAAAAATCTGCGGCCAGCTCCCAAAGTGCATGCGTGGATCTCTCAGTGAGATCTTTTGTTGATAATGTCATTAAGAGACCCTCTAGCCACTTGATAAAATTAGATGAGGTCATATTCAAGGAAACAGCAAAGCTATTTATTCTGGAAGATTCTTAGGAAAAGTCAGTGATTTCGAAAGAAAATCTGGACTTACATGCAGAGTGAAAACCTTACGAATGGTTCCGGGAACAGGTTTTTAAAGAGCTTCCTAGGACACGAAGGAGTTTCTCCTCctgcagctactttggaaaagcTGAGGAGGAAACAGATTGAGGAACTGTGTAATATCCAAGGCTGTCCCCCGGGTTAGCATGCTGAGGTTGTGGAAAAGGAGAGTGCATATGAGGGGGCCGGGGAGAAAGGGACAGGCTGGCGGAGAAGCAGGAGAAAGTGCCGCTGGTACAAGGCTCCCTAACTTAAAAAGTGACAGAGGAAATTACGCTGTTTCCCTCTAAAATAAAGTAGGATTTGCTATTTTCAGGGTAAAGAAAAAAGGGAGGTACAAggacattatataaaatttatgaagtttttttattgcataatatttgtacatatttatggggtacatgtgacattttcATACATGCATGGACTgcgtaatgatcaagtcaggatatTTAGGGCGTCCATCACCTCGAACACGTATCatttgttgggaacatttcagatCTTCTCTTCTAGATACTTTGAAATACACAGTAGTCCAAGCTATACCACCCTGAATGGCCGATCTCgtctaaaatatacaatatattgttgttaactatagtcaccatacttTGCCGTCGAACACGAGaaattattcttcctatctaattgtatgtttgtacccGTGAATCTACCGCTCTTCACCCCCTACCCACCCAcgtacccttcccagcctcaggtAACTATCGGAAGAGCCTGGAGTTGAAGATCTGAGTGTTAACTATAGTCAGGATTGGTCCAGAGGAGAGAACACTGCCCTGGAGAATGGTTTTGATGATGCTCTACACCACTGAATCTCACCTAAGAAATTCCTTCATTAAACACCTGATCAGTAGATCTTATGCTTTTAATTTGTATCACAAATTGCAGATGGTTCAGTTGAGTTTCCATCAGTAAAGCAAGGAGTACGGCAGGGAGCCACGGTGACGATGTGCTCTTAGAGGATACCTTCCcttacataatatttattttgggaAGAATTTTAGTGGAGTATGTACTGTACGCCAAGTAGGTTTTGGGGTACTATGGCTGCCCTAGAAGAATGGCCCAGGCAGCATAGTCCCATCATTAGAAAAATCTGAAGACTGAGGACATTAttgttatttctgttattttccagAAAGCCCCATAAATGTACTATGTTTTTCACTCCTAATCAGTTACTTTGGTTAGAGGCAACCATTGTCCCCTTTTCCCCCTGCAAACACCAATAAAGGACTTGTAGATTGCCTACTCTCCAGCCAGAATCCTGTCCTCAATCGCAAGCAATGGTTTTTCTCCTGTTTCCAGTAACGTATTTGATGAAACCAATGTTTTTCCATATTAACTTACTGATAAATGAGTAAAATGTTTGTTTCCAACATTATGACCAAAGTCTTTGAGATTAAAATGATCTTAACTCTTCTGTTTTTACCTCTTGCTTTGAAACTGCTATAAGAAGATGGAAGTCACTTGCTACTTGTTTATCTACTGTCTAAATCCAATCAAAGGTTCTTTATATTAAGAATCTGGACCATGTGATTGTGTGAGATAAGTCAGAGCGATatcttgctgtgtcctttccAGAAAAACCCTCAGATCATGTATCTGGAGCAAGAATTGGAGAGCCTGAAAGCTGTGTTAGAGATCAAGAATGAGAAATTGCATCAGCAAGACATCAAGTTaatgaaaatggagaaactgGTATGTCTCTTTCAGAAGAGCTGATTGAGGATCTTACTGAATGGGGTGTAGTGTCTCTGAAATAGGAATTGAGCTCTGAACTTGGAACTCTGGCATTAGGTTGACTGCTACTTACGGACGTTTGGAAATCATACAAAAGATAAAGGTTACAGTTTCTCTTCCAACTGTGTTGAAGGCTTATTCATTGCTGccttctaaaacattttttccccccaaggaaTATCTGAAGCAGCATTATTCAGTTCTTGGGAAAACTATGACAAACAAATTTTAGTGGTCTGTGAATCTTCACTTgcctaagaaaaatttttaaatacctataatataaaatcaattttttaatataCCACCAACTCTGGGCGGGTTTCTCATGTCCAAAAATAGTTGAATCTGTAAAGTAGTCCCATTCAAGCAACACAGTCTACCTAAATTCTTCATCTTATTGTGGACTGGCATGCGATAAGAATTTCTGCTTTAATAAGATTAATCCAGTTGGACATACAGCCAAGCCTTGTGAAAAATACGAATATAAAATGTAGTTTGCAGCCTACAGGACAAAGAATGATGTAGCATGTGACAAGTCTACCCAGAACTGTGTGATTGAGTGGAGTGCCTGGTGTTCAATGTCAGTCTTGGCTCAGGCCCCAAACACAACTGCTACCAGGCAGGACTCTACCCACGTGGGCAGGGTTTGGCAGGGTGGCTTAAGTGATCCCAGCCATTGCTGTCGTCTGCACCTGACTGTACCAGCTGCCGAGCACTAATTGCCTCTTCTCCCCGCAAGACGCATCGTTGAACAAGCACCTCGTTAAAACCCAAACCAGCCCTGGACAGCAGGGAACGTGGTGATcactctgtttgtttttttcttggtttgggggtttggtttggttttctggTAGAGAGTGTTACCTCTCTGTGGAGGGAGGTCAGGGCGAAGCCCCCATGGGGATATATGGACACTCTGAATTATCaggaaattttgtctttttaaaggcAGGCAAGGAACCTGTGGTTGTTAATGGACCCAACCTAGTATACATGTCAGTCCCTGCCAGAGGTCATCCTGTTGTACCAAGTCCGATAACTCTGCTAATCCCCCAGTCAGTGGTGACTCAGGTGATCCTGTTGTTAATTAGTTGCTCTGTGTGCAATTCATGTATCAGAACTTCTCCAAAAATTAccaacacattttaatttttgtggatCCATAGTATTTGTTTCTTGCCATGCCCAAGAAGTATCAGGGTAATATCTATCAGCCTTGCGTTGTGTGGTCGTGGAAGAATGGGTTAACATGATGACGGGGAAACCTACTGGTaccttattgatttgtaaattcCAGGTctttgaagaaattaagacaCTTAGCACAAGGAGGTTTTCTGAGCGAGAAAGCTTTGGTTAGGAAAGCTCTGCCAATAATTAGCTCTGTGACACCATCAGGACTAATTTTCTGTTCTGTAGAATGAAGGATTGGATGAGATAGTACTTACAGGCCAATCACTGCTCAGTCTCTGATTCCAGATTTTTCCACCCATGTTTTACCTAGAATTCCTCTATAATTCCTGAACATTTCGAGGttccttttttcatatattccaGACTTGTTTTCTGGAAAGTTAGTCATAAGCTACAAGGACAGGGACTTAGGATTACTTTTGAGGGAGCTGTAATGTCGCCTCCTGAGCAAGTAATAAAATCTTACCTTTAGAAAGTGAGCTGGGGTGTAATCAGCTCTTCATCATGTTAAGTGATTAAATGTCTTCAGGGAATCTTATCCTTTAGTCTCTCCATTGattaatttgttttccttgaaagTTTAGCCT harbors:
- the MTUS1 gene encoding microtubule-associated tumor suppressor 1 isoform X5; the protein is MGCSSSKMCLYSPCAATRREEALKQQKTLSQELVNLRGELVTASTTCEKLEKARNELETAYEGFVQQHQADKTERENRLKEFYTREYEKLRDTYIEEAEKYKTQLQEQFDNLNAAHETSKLEIEASHSEKIELLKAAYEASLSEIKKSHEIEKKSLEDLLSEKQESLEKQINDLKSENDALNEKLKSEEQKRISREKANLKNPQIMYLEQELESLKAVLEIKNEKLHQQDIKLMKMEKLVDNNTALVDKLKRFQQENEELKARMDKHMAISRQLSTEQAVLQESLEKESKVNKRLSMENEELLWKLHNGDLCSPKRSPTSSAVPFQSPRNSGSFSNPSISPR